One genomic segment of Helianthus annuus cultivar XRQ/B chromosome 14, HanXRQr2.0-SUNRISE, whole genome shotgun sequence includes these proteins:
- the LOC110904151 gene encoding pentatricopeptide repeat-containing protein At3g26782, mitochondrial has protein sequence MKITKVALVAANSSLQLAVNHSSRNHPNLVTFFNKYVDTTKVWSWNSVIADLARGGDSVESLLAFSAMRKLSLTPNRSTFPCAIKSCSALFDLHSGRQIQSQAFVFGFHDDVFVSSALINMYSKCGHLDDAQNLFDETPVRNMVSWTSMITGYVQNGRPFDALSLFKDFLTEESVAENENEVCVDAVAMVSVLAACSSISNKNVTEGVHGVVVKKGFAENTRIGNTLVDAYAKCGQLRFSRKAFNEIINKDVTTWNSMIAVCAQHGMSTEALDLFYAMVRDADVNHNAVTLSAVLLACAHSGALQIGKCIHDQVIKMGLEDDVVVGTSIVDMYCKCGRVTIARTAFDRMKNKNVRSWTAMVAGYGMHGYAQEALDVFYEMVRVNILPNYITFVSVLSACSHAGLVDEGWHWFQTMTRKYSIEPGVEHYSCMVDLFGRAGFLNRAYDLIKKMKVRPDFVVWGSLLAACRMHKNVDLGEIAAKKLFELDPQNCGYYVLLSNMYADAGRWNDVEKMRIYMKSHALSKTPGFSLVELKGQVHVFLVGDKEHPDHEKIYLYLEELCMKVQEAGYVPNMTSVLHDIDNEEKEMTLKIHSEKLAVAYAVMNSVPGSTIQVIKNLRICGDCHETIKLIAKIVNRDIVVRDSKRFHHFSDGLCSCGDYW, from the exons ATGAAGATCACCAAAGTAGCTCTGGTTGCTGCTAATTCTTCTTTGCAGCTTGCTGTCAATCACTCATCACGCAATCATCCTAACCTCGTTACCTTCTTCAACAAATACGTGGACACCACTAAAGTCTGGTCATGGAATTCGGTCATTGCCGACCTTGCTCGCGGTGGGGATTCGGTCGAATCCCTTCTTGCATTCTCCGCCATGAGAAAGCTCTCTCTTACACCAAACCGCTCCACTTTCCCTTGCGCTATTAAATCCTGCTCTGCCCTCTTTGATCTTCACTCGGGGAGGCAGATCCAGTCGCAAGCTTTTGTTTTCGGATTTCACGATGATGTTTTTGTCTCGTCTGCTCTCATTAACATGTATTCCAAATGTGGTCATTTGGACGATGCTCAGAACCTTTTCGATGAAACGCCTGTTCGAAATATGGTTTCTTGGACTTCAATGATCACAGGCTATGTCCAAAACGGACGTCCCTTTGACGCTTTATCACTTTTTAAAGACTTTCTGACCGAAGAGAGCGTAGCTGAGAATGAGAACGAAGTGTGTGTCGATGCAGTTGCTATGGTTTCTGTTCTTGCAGCTTGTTCGAGTATTTCAAACAAGAATGTCACAGAGGGGGTTCATGGGGTGGTTGTTAAAAAAGGGTTTGCAGAAAATACGAGAATCGGGAATACTCTGGTGGATGCTTATGCTAAATGCGGTCAGCTACGTTTCTCTAGGAAGGCGTTTAATGAAATAATCAACAAAGACGTAACAACTTGGAATTCAATGATTGCAGTTTGTGCTCAACATGGAATGTCTACAGAAGCGTTAGATCTGTTTTATGCCATGGTGCGAGATGCCGATGTTAATCACAACGCTGTCACGTTGTCTGCAGTTTTGCTGGCGTGTGCTCATTCGGGTGCTCTACAAATTGGAAAATGTATACATGATCAG GTTATAAAAATGGGTCTAGAGGATGATGTAGTTGTGGGTACATCAATTGTAGACATGTATTGCAAATGTGGAAGAGTAACGATTGCAAGAACCGCCTTTGACCGTATGAAAAACAAGAACGTGAGGTCATGGACCGCCATGGTTGCCGGTTACGGCATGCATGGTTACGCACAAGAGGCTCTAGATGTCTTCTACGAGATGGTTCGGGTTAACATACTGCCAAATTACATAACGTTCGTATCCGTTCTATCAGCATGTAGCCATGCTGGTCTAGTTGATGAAGGATGGCACTGGTTCCAAACCATGACCCGTAAATATAGTATCGAGCCAGGAGTGGAACACTATAGTTGCATGGTTGATCTTTTCGGGCGAGCCGGTTTTCTTAACCGCGCGTATGATTTGATCAAAAAAATGAAGGTACGGCCCGATTTTGTCGTGTGGGGCTCTCTTCTTGCTGCTTGTAGAATGCACAAGAATGTGGATCTTGGAGAAATCGCTGCAAAAAAACTTTTCGAACTAGACCCGCAAAATTGTGGATATTATGTTTTACTTTCGAATATGTACGCTGATGCTGGAAGGTGGAACGATGTTGAAAAGATGAGAATTTATATGAAAAGTCACGCATTAAGCAAAACACCGGGGTTTAGTTTGGTTGAATTAAAGGGTCAAGTGCATGTGTTTTTGGTTGGGGATAAAGAGCATCCGGATCAtgagaaaatatatttatatttggaagAATTATGTATGAAGGTGCAAGAAGCTGGATATGTACCGAATATGACATCGGTTTTACATGATATTGATAATGAAGAGAAGGAAATGACATTGAAGATTCATAGTGAGAAGCTGGCTGTTGCGTATGCGGTTATGAACTCGGTTCCTGGTTCAACCATTCAAGTGATTAAAAATCTGAGGATTTGTGGTGATTGTCATGAAACGATTAAATTGATAGCCAAGATCGTGAATCGGGATATTGTGGTAAGAGATTCAAAGAGGTTTCATCATTTTAGTGATGGATTATGTTCTTGTGGAGATTACTGGTAA